Proteins encoded within one genomic window of uncultured Draconibacterium sp.:
- a CDS encoding isochorismatase family protein, with the protein MRIKRENTVGLVIDIQERLIAAMNNKETLLKNCETLTQGLKELEVPMLVSQQYTKGLGETVPEIQAAFDEFSYFEKKDFSCFDVPEIAEKLKALKAKNIIICGIESHVCVLQTVVDLKAAGLNPIVVMDCVSSRTAANVELAKERFRFEGIMMSSYESILFELTGSAGDPSFRAISKLVK; encoded by the coding sequence ATGAGAATTAAGAGGGAAAATACTGTTGGATTGGTTATCGACATTCAGGAGCGCTTGATTGCTGCCATGAATAATAAAGAAACACTATTAAAAAACTGCGAGACATTAACACAAGGCTTAAAAGAACTGGAAGTTCCGATGTTGGTATCACAGCAATACACAAAAGGTCTGGGCGAAACAGTGCCCGAAATACAAGCTGCTTTTGATGAATTCAGCTACTTTGAAAAGAAAGACTTTAGCTGTTTTGATGTTCCTGAAATAGCCGAAAAACTAAAAGCACTGAAAGCCAAAAACATTATTATTTGTGGTATCGAATCGCATGTTTGTGTACTGCAAACTGTCGTTGATTTAAAAGCCGCCGGGTTAAACCCAATCGTTGTTATGGATTGTGTTTCGTCGCGCACAGCAGCTAATGTTGAATTGGCAAAAGAGCGTTTCCGTTTCGAAGGAATTATGATGAGCTCGTACGAATCGATCCTGTTTGAATTAACCGGTTCAGCCGGCGATCCTTCGTTCCGTGCCATTTCAAAACTTGTAAAATAA
- a CDS encoding SIS domain-containing protein — protein MKEAIRQVIEHEAKAIQAIPVEDGMLHAIELIHRQVHQNHGKLVTSGMGKAGQIAANIATTFSSTGTPAVFLHPSESQHGDLGVLQQNDVLLVISNSGKTREIIELIELAENLYAGLPLIVISSNPEGVLAKTADAFIYTGNPQEVCPLGLSPTTSTTVMTVIGDALVVSMMNKIGFTNDDYAKRHHGGYLGSKSRLQAESDRRIELD, from the coding sequence ATGAAGGAAGCGATCAGACAAGTTATTGAACACGAAGCAAAAGCAATTCAGGCTATTCCGGTTGAGGACGGAATGCTTCATGCTATCGAATTGATACACCGCCAGGTACATCAAAATCATGGAAAACTGGTTACCAGCGGAATGGGAAAAGCCGGGCAAATTGCAGCCAATATTGCAACCACATTTAGCTCTACCGGAACACCGGCGGTTTTTCTACACCCCAGTGAATCACAACACGGCGATCTGGGAGTGCTGCAACAAAACGATGTTTTGCTAGTAATTTCAAACTCAGGAAAAACCCGTGAAATCATTGAGCTCATCGAGCTGGCAGAAAATTTATATGCCGGGCTTCCGCTGATCGTAATTTCGAGTAACCCCGAAGGCGTGCTGGCTAAAACTGCCGATGCTTTTATTTACACCGGAAATCCACAGGAAGTTTGTCCTCTCGGACTTTCACCAACAACATCTACCACGGTTATGACCGTTATTGGCGATGCTCTTGTGGTATCGATGATGAACAAAATTGGTTTTACCAACGACGATTATGCCAAACGTCACCACGGTGGATATTTGGGAAGCAAATCGCGTTTACAGGCCGAAAGTGATAGAAGGATTGAGTTAGATTGA
- the sucC gene encoding ADP-forming succinate--CoA ligase subunit beta translates to MKIHEYQARNLFRKYGIPVPEGVVCHTVDEVKQNVSDKDKLRVVKAQVHVGGRGKAGGVKLAHTKAEAVEKAEEILGMDIKGICVEKVLVADAVDIEKEFYVGLINDRNTKSVTLMASAEGGVEIEEVAKVSPEKIIKMAIDSSMGLMPWQARKIAIQLFGDPKEIRQCANILVKLYQLYVDTDSSLAEINPLVLTPDKQVLAIDGKMNFDDNALYRQKEILNMREADKDELKEIEANAKGLSYIKLDGNIGCMVNGAGLAMATMDMIKLYGGEPANFLDIGGSSNPQKVVDAMNILLGDQNVKSVMINIFGGITRCDDVARGLVTALDQIKTDVPIVIRLSGTNAKEGLEIIQQTGLPVVETMREAAQTAIELSKK, encoded by the coding sequence ATGAAGATTCACGAATATCAAGCCCGAAATTTATTCAGGAAGTACGGGATTCCTGTACCGGAAGGTGTTGTTTGCCATACGGTTGATGAAGTAAAACAAAATGTGTCGGACAAAGACAAATTGCGTGTTGTAAAAGCGCAGGTGCATGTTGGTGGACGCGGAAAAGCCGGCGGTGTAAAATTGGCACATACAAAAGCCGAAGCCGTTGAAAAAGCCGAAGAAATACTTGGCATGGACATTAAAGGTATATGCGTTGAAAAAGTATTGGTTGCCGATGCTGTCGACATTGAAAAGGAGTTTTATGTTGGTCTGATCAACGACCGAAACACCAAGTCGGTAACGCTGATGGCCAGCGCCGAAGGTGGCGTTGAAATTGAAGAAGTAGCAAAAGTTTCGCCGGAGAAAATTATTAAAATGGCTATCGATTCGTCGATGGGATTGATGCCCTGGCAGGCGCGTAAAATTGCCATTCAGTTATTTGGCGATCCAAAAGAAATCAGGCAGTGTGCTAACATTTTGGTAAAACTTTATCAGCTTTATGTTGATACCGACTCATCGCTAGCTGAAATAAATCCTTTGGTTCTTACCCCGGATAAACAAGTTTTGGCAATCGACGGTAAAATGAATTTTGATGACAATGCTTTGTATCGTCAGAAAGAAATATTGAACATGCGCGAGGCCGATAAAGATGAGTTGAAAGAAATTGAAGCCAATGCAAAAGGTCTTTCGTACATCAAACTTGATGGAAATATCGGATGTATGGTAAATGGTGCCGGGTTGGCAATGGCTACCATGGATATGATTAAATTATATGGTGGCGAACCCGCGAACTTCCTTGATATCGGTGGTTCATCGAATCCGCAAAAAGTGGTAGATGCCATGAATATTTTGCTGGGCGATCAGAATGTAAAATCGGTAATGATCAACATTTTTGGTGGTATTACCCGTTGCGACGATGTAGCTCGTGGTTTGGTAACAGCACTCGATCAGATAAAAACTGATGTGCCTATTGTAATTCGTTTGTCGGGAACCAACGCCAAAGAAGGTTTGGAGATTATTCAGCAAACCGGATTGCCGGTTGTTGAAACCATGCGCGAAGCGGCTCAGACAGCAATTGAGTTAAGTAAAAAGTAA
- the sucD gene encoding succinate--CoA ligase subunit alpha: MSILINKDTKVIVQGITGRDGAFHTSKMKAYGTNVVGGTSPGKAGQEVEGVPVFNSVEDAVKATGANASVIFVPAAFAADAIMEASYAGIELVVCITEHVPVQDMIKVTPVLKKHGTKLIGANCPGLITPDECLIGILPAMIFKKGNVGLISRSGTLTYEVVNMLTESGLGQTTCVGIGGDAVSGLYFIDLLEMYENDPATEAVVLIGEIGGDAEEQAARFIKEKMTKPVVAFIAGQSAPPGKRMGHAGAIISSGSGTAEEKIKAFKAADVPVAKEPREIPGLVKEKLGL; the protein is encoded by the coding sequence ATGAGCATATTAATAAATAAAGATACAAAAGTAATAGTACAGGGAATTACCGGTCGCGACGGAGCATTTCATACCTCAAAGATGAAAGCTTACGGAACCAATGTTGTTGGTGGAACTTCGCCCGGTAAAGCCGGACAAGAAGTTGAAGGCGTACCGGTTTTTAACAGTGTTGAAGATGCTGTTAAAGCAACAGGTGCCAATGCATCGGTAATATTTGTGCCGGCGGCTTTTGCTGCCGATGCCATTATGGAAGCCAGCTACGCAGGAATTGAATTGGTGGTTTGTATTACCGAACATGTTCCGGTTCAGGACATGATTAAAGTAACTCCGGTTTTAAAGAAACACGGAACAAAACTGATCGGTGCCAACTGTCCGGGATTAATAACTCCTGACGAGTGTTTAATTGGTATTTTGCCGGCAATGATCTTTAAAAAAGGAAATGTTGGGTTGATCTCGCGTTCGGGAACATTAACTTACGAAGTTGTAAATATGTTGACCGAAAGTGGACTGGGGCAAACTACTTGTGTTGGAATTGGCGGAGATGCCGTTTCTGGTTTGTATTTCATCGATTTGCTGGAGATGTACGAAAACGATCCCGCAACAGAGGCTGTTGTTTTAATTGGTGAAATTGGCGGTGATGCAGAAGAGCAGGCTGCCCGTTTTATCAAGGAGAAAATGACCAAGCCGGTGGTTGCATTTATTGCCGGACAATCAGCACCTCCGGGAAAACGTATGGGACACGCCGGTGCTATTATTTCAAGTGGATCGGGAACTGCAGAAGAAAAGATTAAAGCTTTTAAAGCTGCTGATGTTCCGGTAGCAAAAGAGCCACGTGAGATTCCCGGATTAGTAAAAGAAAAGTTAGGATTGTAA
- the arsC gene encoding arsenate reductase (glutaredoxin) (This arsenate reductase requires both glutathione and glutaredoxin to convert arsenate to arsenite, after which the efflux transporter formed by ArsA and ArsB can extrude the arsenite from the cell, providing resistance.), whose amino-acid sequence MKIYHNPRCSKSRKGLQYLEDKGCNFEIVTYLTDGLSEKELSELIAKTGKKPFDFVRQHEKDYKEQYKGKVLSDEEWIKVLVENPKLLHRPIVVNGDKAVLGNPPENIDEIL is encoded by the coding sequence ATGAAGATATATCACAATCCACGCTGCTCGAAAAGCAGAAAAGGGCTGCAGTACCTCGAAGACAAAGGTTGTAATTTTGAAATTGTAACATACCTGACTGACGGTTTAAGCGAAAAAGAACTTTCAGAACTTATTGCTAAAACCGGGAAAAAGCCTTTTGATTTTGTTCGTCAGCACGAAAAAGACTACAAAGAACAATACAAAGGAAAAGTATTGAGCGACGAAGAATGGATAAAAGTACTGGTTGAAAATCCGAAACTTTTACACCGTCCTATCGTAGTAAATGGCGACAAAGCTGTTTTGGGTAATCCTCCTGAAAATATTGACGAAATTTTATAA
- the ppk1 gene encoding polyphosphate kinase 1 has protein sequence MYSKEKFINREISWLSFNERVLQEAQDPETPLFERIRFIGIFSNNLDEFFRVRVAAVRRMVALGRDEENLLGAMTPDELHNQIQEIVIEQQNKVQEIYANILEELEENNISIIDEKDLTAKQGKFVRNYFYEKVLPNLVPIMLSKKNKFPYLRDRSVYLAVKLWKKEDPEDLAYSLIRIPGRSVPRFLVLPEEDGKQYVLYLDDIIRFCMADIFFYFDYDMYGAYTIKITRDAELDLDDDISKSFVEKMSHSLKKRKKGKPVRLIYDRDMPKDLLKFLLKKMKLAEGSDAIPGGRYHNHKDFMNFPDIGKKKHYYTKLPPFRHKDLPPFTSIMKMMREKDIMLHYPYQTFNHFIDFLREAAIDPQVKEIGLTIYRVASASKVVNALLNAVRNGKKVTVIIELQARFDEEANIFWSNKLQEEGATVINGIPGMKVHSKLAWVYREEDDMMRNYAYIGTGNFHEGTARVYADDGLLTTDPRLANEVEKLFDFFKQNFLRHDYKHLVVSPFTMRQTWEDNIENEISLAKQGKPAWMTLKMNSLIDPKMMKKVYKAAQAGVKVKLIVRGIFGLQVGLNGFSENITAISIVDKYLEHSRIFLFGAGGEEKMYISSADWMPRNLNRRIEVACPIYDKNIKTELKKMLEIQLQDNSKARILDPELSNKYTKKNTTKKYRAQEDYYNYIKSITK, from the coding sequence ATGTACTCAAAAGAAAAATTCATAAACCGTGAAATAAGTTGGTTGTCGTTTAACGAAAGAGTGCTTCAGGAAGCTCAGGATCCGGAAACACCACTTTTCGAACGAATTCGTTTTATCGGAATCTTCTCGAACAACCTCGATGAATTTTTCAGGGTGCGCGTGGCAGCCGTTCGCCGAATGGTTGCGCTTGGCCGTGATGAAGAAAACCTGCTGGGAGCGATGACGCCGGATGAACTACATAATCAGATCCAGGAAATTGTAATTGAGCAGCAAAATAAGGTTCAGGAGATTTATGCCAATATTCTTGAAGAACTCGAAGAGAACAATATTTCCATCATCGACGAAAAGGACCTGACCGCAAAGCAAGGCAAATTTGTGCGCAATTACTTTTACGAAAAAGTACTGCCCAACCTGGTGCCAATTATGCTGAGTAAAAAAAATAAGTTTCCTTATTTGCGCGATCGCTCTGTTTATCTGGCCGTTAAATTATGGAAAAAGGAAGATCCTGAAGATCTGGCTTATTCATTGATCCGGATTCCGGGCCGCTCAGTACCGCGTTTTTTGGTACTTCCTGAAGAGGATGGAAAACAATATGTACTTTATCTCGACGACATTATTCGTTTCTGCATGGCCGACATTTTCTTCTATTTTGATTACGACATGTACGGGGCTTATACTATAAAAATTACCCGCGATGCAGAACTGGATCTCGACGATGACATTTCGAAGAGTTTTGTGGAGAAAATGAGCCACAGCCTGAAAAAGCGTAAAAAAGGAAAACCGGTTCGTTTAATTTACGACCGCGATATGCCAAAAGATCTGCTGAAGTTTCTGCTGAAAAAGATGAAACTGGCGGAAGGAAGCGACGCTATTCCCGGAGGCAGATACCACAACCACAAAGACTTTATGAATTTTCCTGATATTGGGAAAAAGAAACATTATTATACCAAGTTGCCGCCGTTCCGGCATAAGGATTTACCGCCGTTTACGAGTATTATGAAAATGATGCGTGAGAAAGACATCATGTTGCATTACCCGTATCAAACGTTTAATCACTTTATTGACTTTTTGCGCGAAGCAGCCATCGACCCACAAGTAAAAGAAATTGGATTGACAATTTACCGTGTGGCCTCGGCATCGAAAGTGGTGAACGCACTTTTAAACGCGGTAAGAAACGGCAAAAAAGTAACGGTTATTATCGAGTTACAGGCTCGTTTTGATGAAGAAGCCAATATATTCTGGTCGAACAAATTGCAGGAAGAAGGAGCTACCGTAATCAACGGAATTCCGGGGATGAAAGTGCATAGTAAATTGGCGTGGGTGTACCGCGAGGAAGATGACATGATGCGCAATTATGCCTACATCGGGACGGGTAACTTTCACGAGGGGACTGCCCGTGTTTATGCCGACGATGGTTTGCTGACTACCGATCCACGCCTGGCCAATGAAGTGGAAAAATTGTTTGATTTCTTTAAACAGAATTTCCTTCGTCATGATTACAAACACCTTGTTGTAAGTCCGTTTACCATGCGCCAAACATGGGAAGATAATATTGAAAACGAGATCTCACTCGCGAAACAGGGAAAACCGGCCTGGATGACTCTGAAAATGAACAGCCTCATCGATCCGAAAATGATGAAAAAGGTATACAAAGCTGCTCAGGCTGGTGTGAAAGTAAAACTTATTGTACGTGGTATTTTCGGATTACAGGTTGGACTGAACGGATTTAGCGAAAACATAACTGCAATTAGTATTGTAGACAAGTACCTGGAACATTCGCGCATATTTCTTTTTGGTGCGGGGGGCGAAGAGAAAATGTATATTTCGTCGGCCGACTGGATGCCCCGAAATTTAAATCGTCGTATTGAAGTAGCCTGCCCTATTTACGATAAAAATATTAAAACGGAGCTGAAGAAAATGCTGGAAATCCAATTGCAGGATAATTCAAAAGCACGAATTCTCGATCCTGAATTGTCGAATAAATACACCAAAAAGAATACAACGAAAAAGTACCGTGCACAGGAAGACTATTACAACTACATAAAATCAATCACGAAGTAA